AGTACTGCCTCCATTCATCAAGACGGTAATGCCAATTATGGTCATATTCGTCAGGGGGTTGATGGTATATCAGTTTCAAATACGGCAGCGATTAGTCAGACCGGCGATGCAAATACTGCTACTATAAATCAAGCCTTCCCCGGTCTAGCTGATGATAACACCGCAGATATTGAGCAGATAGGTAATGAGAATACCGCCTTAATTGAGCAGACAGGTTTCGCATCTTCATCAGAGATGAATACCGCTGATATTCTTCAGCAAGGTGATTTAAATCAGGCTACAGTAACTCAATTTGGTGTAGGCGATCTTGCCAATATTAACCAGAACGGAACCGCTAATGTGGCTACCGTAACTATGGGAGCACCATAATTAGTCCAGTTTACTCATGGAAAGTGAGAAGAAGGCACTTAGCAGAAGCTAAACTTCTGTTAGGTGTCTCTTCATCTTTAAATACGCCTCGTCACTTTCTTACACTTCTAAGTACTAACTCTATACCTATTCGGCTATGAAATTCCAATGGATATTCATTTTTTGCTTACTGCCCAGCCCACTACTAGCGCAAGCCCCCATCGAGGAAGCATTGTTACAGCAGTTAACCAGTCCAACCTTGCCCTCGGTGCAAAACCAAGTGCTAATTCAGCAGGAGGGAATAAGCCATCGGGCAACCATAGTGCAAATTGAAGCCCAGCGAAGTCAGATTCAAGTTCAGCAAGTAGGAGAGGCTCATCAGGTGGAAATACAGCAACAGGGGCAAGATAACCAATGGAATATTCAGCAGGAGGGAGAACGGCATCAATTTACCGGTACCCTGTACGGAGACAACAATCAAGTGCAGATACAGCAATTTGGGCAGCAGAATACTATTCAGCAAGACCTTATTGGCAACGGTATGGATTATTCAATCACGCAGGAAGGTAGTCAATTAGAATTGATTCAGATCGAGTACAGCCCCCTTGCTCCGGCCTACGACGTACACCAACAGGGTCAGGGAATGACTGTGATTATTGAACAAGGCTTCTCTCCCAATGAGTAATGACTGATGAATAATGATCTATTATCTGTCGATACTCCGCATCGTGGCTGGCATCAATCATTAGTCATTACTCATCATTCATCAATACACTTACAAAGATGATAAAAACTCTTTTGTTAACAATTACCCTTTGCACCCTCGGGCAGTCTGCTGCTCACAGGGCTTGGATAGACTATGCTGAGCAGGATGGACAGCTACGGGTTCAGGGCAAATTCCTCAACCAGAGCACCCGAGTGGATACGCTGCAATATAAGCTCACTACAGTGCGACAAGGGCAGGCCGGAAACTCGCAGAGCACCCAGGCGGGACGGTTTGTTGCCCCGATCAACAAAGAAATTGTACTAACGCAAACTACTGTCAGTGTTGAGTTGGGCGATACCTATACCATCCAACTTGAAATTTTTCGGGGTGATACGGTTTACATCCAAGATCAAGTTGTACACTAACCTAAAAAGAGACACCCTATCATGAAAAAACTAGTAATGGTTACCGCTATTTTATTATCGGTAGCTTGCCAAGAGACAACCATCGAGCCAGAACTATTCGGTAGCATTAGTGGATTAGTTATGGACGACACCGACCAACCTCTCACATCCGCTATTATCGCTACTATTCCGCCTACCGCCATTACCATGACCGATAGTAGTGGGCAATTTACCCTTGAAGCAGTACCCGAAGGTGAGTACACGGTAACTGCCGAAAAAGGCGGTTATTTAAACGAAAATACTAGCATTTTAGTAAATGCTGCTCAGGCTACCCAGCTAGTTGTATATCTAACTAAAAGACAAACCCCACTCGGCACACTGCAAGGAGTGTTGTTAGATGCCCTCACGCAAAACCCTATTGCCGGAGCTAACATAACCACCCAACCGCCTTCGGTAGCTTTGCTTACAGATGCTAGTGGACAGTTTAGCGTAGATTCCCTACCGGAAGGCGACTACACCCTAATTGCTAAGAAGGCAGGGTATACCAAAGATAGCGTTGCCGTTGCCGTATCGCCGGGTAAGACTACCGATATTACGCTGCTCATGGAGCCAAAAACTACCACCATATTTAATCGGCCGGTTCAGCCACTACCCACCGCTCGTTCCGGTGGGCACACTGATTCGGTTACGCTACGTTGGGGTATTGAAAACCAACTAGCCGAAGCCAACCTTCAGTTTGATGTACTTTTGTATACAGCCGATGCAGGAGGAAAGCAGCAAGTAGCGTCCCAACTAGCAGATACATTAGTTACGGTATCTGGTTTGCTGTGGAACACCACCTATTTCTGGCAAGTAGTGGCGCAGGATCAGCATGGCAATGTTACCACTGGAGATGTGTGGAGCTTCACAACAATTCCTTTTCCTGAAACTGCTTACCTTTTTGGCCAGATTACGGATAATAATGCTGAATTATACGCAGCCGATGCTAGCGGTCAGCACATTACTCGACTAACTAACCATCCGGCTCGCGATGGGTATCCGCGCTTGAGTCCTAACGGCCAGTCCATTGCTTTTGTATCGGATCGAGATGGGAAGCAGCAGCTATACACCATGAAGCCCGACGGTAGCGAAGTGAGCCGGGTAACTACTTTACCTTTAGCTGGGTACCATCAGTACGGAGAAGGGTTCTGCTGGTCGCCCGACGGCGGGCAATTGCTCTACAGCCACTACGACAAGCTCTACCGTATTCACCACGACGGAACCAATCTAACTGAGGTAGCTACGGCTCCTGCTAATTATCATTTTAAAGCGGTAGACTGGTCGGGGGTGAATGGTAAAATTATAGCTCAGGTGGTGAGCTCGAGTATTAATGATACCGACTTCTACCTCATGAATGAAGATGGAAGTAATGTCCAGCCTATATTGGACAGCGTTACTAATCGTTTAGAGTCACCTACTTTCTCCATTGACGGTAAACAGTTGCTGTTCACACAAGATGTATCAGGTTTTGTCTCATCTACTGGTCGTCAGCTAGATGCCCGTATTTTTATGCTGGATTTAGCTACCGAACAAGTGACAGAAATGTCTGGAGATAAAGCAGTTGGTTATAATGATCTGAATCCTCGTTTCTCCCCCAACGGTGCCCAAATAGTGTTTGAGCATACTTCTAACGAAGAGGGTACGACTAAAACCGTTTGGATAATGGACTACGACGGGCAAAATCGACAATTACTTTTCAGTGAAGCCATGATGCCTGACATGTAGTTGCTGAAATGTACTGATGATTCTTCACCCGAGGCATCATTTTGTAGCATCTGCGGTAGCGGGCTATTCCACTGTCTGATAGAAATACAGCTAAGCACTGTTGGCTGGCACATTGATTATAGCGGTGCTTGTTTGCTGTTTCTAAATTTACGTAAGAAGATTTTATCATCACATTAAGATTAGAGGTTTTTAATACATAGAATTTTGATGCATCAAAATTCTTTTTATATTCGTGATATGAATTCTACTGAACTGCTGAAAGGCACACTGAACACAATCATCCTCAAACTATTAGCTGACCACGGGAAAATGTATGGCTACGAGATCACCCAAAAAGTGAAGGAACTGACTGATGATAAAATTCTTATCAAAGAAGGCTCGCTGTATCCGGCCTTACACAAATTATTAAGGGATGGGTTGGTAGAGGTGGAGACGGTAAACATTGGTAAGCGAGTACGTAAATACTACGCCATCACCCAACAGGGGCAAGCTAAAAAGCAGTTGCAGTTTGAGGAGCTAAAAGAATTTATGCAAACTATTCAGCAATTGGTATTCCCTCAATCCAAGCAGCTTTCGGCCTATGCTAAGTGATGAGCAGGTAGAGCAGATTCAGCAAGATATTGAGCGAAGTAGCCTATCGGTACAGATGGTGAAGGATGACTTGCTAGATCACTTCTGTTGCAAAGTAGAAAGTAAGCTAGAGCAGGGCGATACGTTTGAAAGCGCGTATCAGCAAGCCTGGAAACAGATTTGCCCTAATGGTTTGAATGAAATTCAGGAGGAAACAATATATCTGTTAAATGCATCAAAAATAATTATTATGAGAAAAGTGATGTATTCCATCGGGCTAATTGCTTCTATCTGTATCAGCATTGGCTGGCTGTTTAGAATTTTAGACTGGCTCGGCGGAGATCAACTCTTCGTTTACGGATTTCTGGGATTTGTCTTGATATTTCTGCCCATGCTGGCTATTGACCGATATAAAGCAAATATTGAGCGAGCAAAACCTGAAAAGCTTAAAATCATACTTGGTTTTTCTAGTGCTATTATCACGGGTTTGGCAATTCTATTTAAACTGATGCACCTACAGGGAGCATCAATTATGCTGATTTTAGGAGTACTGCTATTTAGCTTTGGTTTTTTACCCTTTCTGTTTTTTGGGATGTATAGGAAAGCCGTTGAGTAGCCTTACTACAGTATTAGATTCAATTACCTTCAAATTGCGAAACCTTACGTAAAGCATGAAAATAAAGTTAGCGCTGATCAACCTGTCACTCATCATTTTTGTAATCGGACTATTCTCGGCGGTTGGAATTGGGATGCAGTCCGGAGCTGTTATTGTTTTAGTGTCCTCGGCTCTAATTCTTACTGTTTACGTAATTCAAATTATCCAGTCCACCGGGCAAAATAGATTATGGAGGTTTCGTAACCTGCTTTATACATTGGCTATTCCTGTTTTGGCCGTAATTTTTATTCATGGTTTTGGGATTTCAATAGATATGCCCTTTTTGGGTAATGTGCCTGGCTTCAGCTCGGCGTACTTAGCAGCAGGGCTACTATTAGTCTTTCTTTTTCTGACGGGCAGCATTCGAGCAGTAAGTAAACTCGATAGTCGCAGGAAACGCCTCCTTCTAATTACTATACTTTCGATAGTCGCCGGAATTTCGGCCTTAGGGCTTTTCGGCATGGCGGGGATAGTTCCTTTTTCCGGTTGGGTTATTACTTACAGTTTACTGTTTTTGGCCTTATCCTATCTGATATTCTTTATTACGATGGTTTTCTCGAGTACAGAAGAAAACAAAGCCGAAAGTTTGGTGCTGGTGATACTTAGTGGAGTAATGACATTTTTTTTAATAGCGAAAATCTACTTCCCTCATATGATACCTCTAGGTCTCGCCAGTGCAATTATTACTTTCGGATTTGTGCCGGTCCTCGTCCTGCCTCTATCAATATCATATACCGACAAGTTTTATTTTTTTACGGTATTCGTTCTCTACTTCGTGCTCCTGGATTTATACTTTATTCATGTGGATAGAAATTTTAGTTATCTGGTAAATGTAGGAGTAAACGGCTGCGTGGGATACGAAGATGCAACGGCCTATCCGATTAATTCCGATCCGGGTATCGCGCTGGAAGAATTGCTTAAGGAGCCCACGGCAAATGAGTTGAGTGCTATTTTGACAGAATGGAGAGAAAAGGATTTCACCCCCAGTCAAGTACAAACAGAATTTTCCGAAGTACAACCCAATGGGGATTCGCTTAAAGTTGTATCTCACCTGGTTAACGGACTGAAACACTACGGCCTGATTCGCATTCCCAAAGGCATTAATATTTCCCAAGCCCCCATCTTGCTAGGTCTTATGGGGGGTGGAACCGGAATCGATGTATTGAAAACGAGTGATATGAATCGTTTGTCGAGCGGAAAGTGTCGTGAACTTCTAGATGACTACATTTCGATCATGCCATCCTTCCGAGGCAATATAGTAAGGGGGGAAGATTTTTGCTTCCGTTCCGAAGGATATGCCGGAGACGTCTGGATGGGTGCAGCAGAAGATGCTGTGGCATTTTTGGAGGTTGTAAAATTGATGTATAACAAAACTACCAATGTCAAAACGTTGGTAAAGGGCACCAGTAGAGGCGCAACTGTCGCATTAATCATAGGCGGTCTAACCAAAAAATCCGATTACATCATAGCCACTTCGGCTCACACGAAATTTTTAGACCCGTATGTGGTAGACAACGAACTAGTGGGTAATTCTTATAGCCGGGCTTTTTATACACCCAAAGCTAGTCCTGAAGAAATCAGGAGACGCCTTATTACCAGCTCCCCTTACTACTTTTTAAATAATCTTCCTGCATTTGAAGTGCATCAAGGCACCGAGGATCAAAAAACTACTATCTGGCACGCAAGGGTTTTAGAAGATCGATTGAGCGAAATCGGTAGAAACGCTAGCACTAATCATGTTTACGTTTACGATGGTAAAGGACATGCTTATGATGATGATGATATTGTTTGTGCTAGTCTTAGGAGATTCTTGAAATAATGAAAAGCAATCTAACATAATACATGAAATTACAGTCGGATAAAGGCAAACGCGCCAATATCGAAAGGAGCAATCTTTCTTTCCAGCTGGCGAAAGATGATATGCTGGATCATTTTTGCTGCGTAGTAGAAGATAGAATGATGCCGGAGCCTTCGTTCGTGGATGCTTACTATTTAGCCTGGAAGAAAAATAGCCCTAATGGTTTGAATGAAATTCAGGAAAAAACAATATATCTGTTAAACGCATTGAGAAGAGTTGTTATGAAAAAAGTCATGTATTCCATTGGACTAGTTGCCTGCATTTGCATCAGTGTCGGTTGGCTATTTACTTTACTACATTGGCCCGGTGGTGGTAAGTTGTTCACCTACGGATTTTTAGGGTTTGCGATGATCTTTCTTCCCATGTTCGCTTTAGATAGATACAAAGCGAGTGTGGGTAAGCCAATGTCGGAAAGGTGGAAGATCATACTTGGTTTTTCCAGCGCATTACTGACCGGGTTATCAGTCTTTTTTAAGCTAATGTATTGGCCGGGAGCTACTATGCTCTTAATAGTGGGAGTAGGGCTTTTCAGCATAGGATTTCTTCCTTTTCTATTCTTCGGTATGTATAAAAAGGCTGTTGATAAAGGTAAGGCAATAAGCTAAGCAGAATGCAGTATAGTAAGGGCAAATTAGTTCATATTCCGTTCATTCTTCTGGCATTATTCATCATACTTGACTTTATTCTTCCCGGCAATACGCACGTTAGTAAAGTTCTTGATGTTAAGAAGGAGCTACAGCAGTACTACAATGCTGCTGGTAACTATCATTATTCGTACCGGATATTGACAGCCGAGCATAGTTTTTCTATCTCGGAAGAGTTTGCCCGAGTAGTTCAGAAAGAACAGGAAATTCGCTACGAAGTATCTTGGTTATTCGAGGAGATTAACAATTACGGTTTAGTTGCTTCAACAGCTCGTAACATCTACTTATTACGGGTTTTATCAGGACTGATACTGCCTTTACTAGCGATTGTTGTATCAGTGCTTGCCTACAAATACGAGCGTAAAGTAAGCGTTGTAATATTTGTCTTTCAGCTACTTCTGCTAGGTGATCTGCTGTTCTTAATAATCTGAAATTACATCTTGTTAACGCGAGTGTGAGTACTATACATGCTCTGAACCTACTCAGCAGCGATGGCTGATTGTGGAACCAATGAGCTGCAATAGCAAATTAGTTGATGCCTCCGTGGTTACTTCCATTGCTAATTATGCGAAATTAAGGTCGCAAAATCTTAGCAAAAAATAAAAGTTGTGTATGTTTACGAAAGTAGACGTTGGACTTCAGATATTGGCTATCTGGTACGGATTGCTAGTAGCTGATTTTCAACCCTGGAATCCTGTCTGGGGTCAACTTTTAATTTTCACTGCATGAACATTTTTACTATCATTACCATTTTGGTAGTTCTCTCCTCAATTTTCTCTTACATCAACGTGCGCTTTTTGCGGTTGCCATCCACCATCGGCTTGATGATTATGGCTATCATCCTAACCCTAATTGTACTGCTGGTCGGGACATTTGATGCCCGGCTAACGAATACCGCCGAGAACCTAATGCGAAGTATTGACTTGGGGGGATTGATCTTAGATGTAATGCTCAGCTTTCTGTTGTTTGCCGGGGCATTACATACCGATTGGGGGCGACTAAAGGAGCAAGCCGCTCCCATAATCACATTTGCTACCATCGGAGTATTGGCCTCTACGTTTGTGGTGGGCACGCTATTTTTCTGGGTTTCTAATCATCTGGTCGGTTACGAAATTGGCTACATCTACTGTTTGCTGTTCGGAGCACTTATCTCGCCCACGGATCCCATAGCGGTACTGGGTATTCTGAAGAAAATTGGCGTACCCAAACAACTGGAAGTGAAGTTTGTCGGTGAGTCGTTATTTAACGATGGAGTGGGCGTGGTAATTTTTCTCACACTGTTTAGCATTGCCGAGCGAGGAATAGAAAATGTGGGAGCTTCGGAGATTGCACTGCTTTTTGCCGAAGAAGTATTGGGGGGAGTAGCCCTCGGCTTAGCCCTTGGCTATATTACTTTACATCTCACTCGCAGTATTGACGACTACGAAACCGAGGTGATGATTACCCTAGCTATTGTGATGGGGGGGTACCTACTGGCTAGTCGTTTGCATTTTTCTGGACCATTGGCAGTAGTAGTAGCTGGATTGTTTATTGGCAATAGTGCGCGTGAAACCGCGATGTCAGAGACGACACGTCTCTATCTAGATCGTTTTTGGGAGTTGGTGGATGTTTTCTTAAACGCCATTCTCTTCGTTCTGATCGGGCTAGAACTGTTAATTATCTCCTTTGCCCCTAGCTACTTAATTGCCGGAGCAATAGCGATTGTAATTGTTTTAATTTCTCGCTTTTTAGTACTAAAAACCCCCATCTATTTTTTCAAAGATAAACTTGGTTTTGTCAATCGTACCGATCTGATTATGACTTGGGGTGGACTGCGGGGCGGAATTTCTGTGGCGTTAGCCCTATCGCTTACCGATGACATGAATCGGGAGTACCTGCTGACCGTTACCTACATTGTGGTGGTATTCTCCATCATCGTTCAGGGATTGACGGTTGAGAAGTTGATAAAACGCTTAGGAGTCATGGGCGCATCGTAAGTAACTGCCTTAGTGATCACCAAA
This region of Tunicatimonas pelagia genomic DNA includes:
- the csgH gene encoding curli-like amyloid fiber formation chaperone CsgH translates to MIKTLLLTITLCTLGQSAAHRAWIDYAEQDGQLRVQGKFLNQSTRVDTLQYKLTTVRQGQAGNSQSTQAGRFVAPINKEIVLTQTTVSVELGDTYTIQLEIFRGDTVYIQDQVVH
- a CDS encoding carboxypeptidase regulatory-like domain-containing protein; translated protein: MKKLVMVTAILLSVACQETTIEPELFGSISGLVMDDTDQPLTSAIIATIPPTAITMTDSSGQFTLEAVPEGEYTVTAEKGGYLNENTSILVNAAQATQLVVYLTKRQTPLGTLQGVLLDALTQNPIAGANITTQPPSVALLTDASGQFSVDSLPEGDYTLIAKKAGYTKDSVAVAVSPGKTTDITLLMEPKTTTIFNRPVQPLPTARSGGHTDSVTLRWGIENQLAEANLQFDVLLYTADAGGKQQVASQLADTLVTVSGLLWNTTYFWQVVAQDQHGNVTTGDVWSFTTIPFPETAYLFGQITDNNAELYAADASGQHITRLTNHPARDGYPRLSPNGQSIAFVSDRDGKQQLYTMKPDGSEVSRVTTLPLAGYHQYGEGFCWSPDGGQLLYSHYDKLYRIHHDGTNLTEVATAPANYHFKAVDWSGVNGKIIAQVVSSSINDTDFYLMNEDGSNVQPILDSVTNRLESPTFSIDGKQLLFTQDVSGFVSSTGRQLDARIFMLDLATEQVTEMSGDKAVGYNDLNPRFSPNGAQIVFEHTSNEEGTTKTVWIMDYDGQNRQLLFSEAMMPDM
- a CDS encoding PadR family transcriptional regulator; translated protein: MNSTELLKGTLNTIILKLLADHGKMYGYEITQKVKELTDDKILIKEGSLYPALHKLLRDGLVEVETVNIGKRVRKYYAITQQGQAKKQLQFEELKEFMQTIQQLVFPQSKQLSAYAK
- a CDS encoding prolyl oligopeptidase family serine peptidase, which translates into the protein MKIKLALINLSLIIFVIGLFSAVGIGMQSGAVIVLVSSALILTVYVIQIIQSTGQNRLWRFRNLLYTLAIPVLAVIFIHGFGISIDMPFLGNVPGFSSAYLAAGLLLVFLFLTGSIRAVSKLDSRRKRLLLITILSIVAGISALGLFGMAGIVPFSGWVITYSLLFLALSYLIFFITMVFSSTEENKAESLVLVILSGVMTFFLIAKIYFPHMIPLGLASAIITFGFVPVLVLPLSISYTDKFYFFTVFVLYFVLLDLYFIHVDRNFSYLVNVGVNGCVGYEDATAYPINSDPGIALEELLKEPTANELSAILTEWREKDFTPSQVQTEFSEVQPNGDSLKVVSHLVNGLKHYGLIRIPKGINISQAPILLGLMGGGTGIDVLKTSDMNRLSSGKCRELLDDYISIMPSFRGNIVRGEDFCFRSEGYAGDVWMGAAEDAVAFLEVVKLMYNKTTNVKTLVKGTSRGATVALIIGGLTKKSDYIIATSAHTKFLDPYVVDNELVGNSYSRAFYTPKASPEEIRRRLITSSPYYFLNNLPAFEVHQGTEDQKTTIWHARVLEDRLSEIGRNASTNHVYVYDGKGHAYDDDDIVCASLRRFLK
- a CDS encoding cation:proton antiporter, which gives rise to MNIFTIITILVVLSSIFSYINVRFLRLPSTIGLMIMAIILTLIVLLVGTFDARLTNTAENLMRSIDLGGLILDVMLSFLLFAGALHTDWGRLKEQAAPIITFATIGVLASTFVVGTLFFWVSNHLVGYEIGYIYCLLFGALISPTDPIAVLGILKKIGVPKQLEVKFVGESLFNDGVGVVIFLTLFSIAERGIENVGASEIALLFAEEVLGGVALGLALGYITLHLTRSIDDYETEVMITLAIVMGGYLLASRLHFSGPLAVVVAGLFIGNSARETAMSETTRLYLDRFWELVDVFLNAILFVLIGLELLIISFAPSYLIAGAIAIVIVLISRFLVLKTPIYFFKDKLGFVNRTDLIMTWGGLRGGISVALALSLTDDMNREYLLTVTYIVVVFSIIVQGLTVEKLIKRLGVMGAS